A region from the Volucribacter amazonae genome encodes:
- a CDS encoding KdsC family phosphatase has product MQKKLENIKLVITDVDGVLTDGLLHYDAQGEAIKSFHVRDGLGMRMLIENGIEVAVLSGRDSAILRKRIQDLGIKFALLGKLEKQTACYELIQQAGVTPEQTAYIGDDSIDLPAFAVCELSFAVADAPHYVQQQATYVLKQQGGQGAFREVADMILQAQNKADIYSTAQGFLSTVEKMTQ; this is encoded by the coding sequence ATGCAGAAAAAATTAGAAAATATCAAGTTAGTCATTACCGATGTTGACGGCGTATTGACTGACGGCTTATTACATTATGATGCACAAGGCGAGGCGATTAAAAGTTTCCATGTGAGAGATGGATTAGGTATGCGTATGCTTATTGAAAATGGCATTGAAGTCGCTGTTCTCTCTGGGCGTGATTCCGCTATTTTGCGTAAACGAATACAGGATCTTGGTATTAAGTTTGCCCTATTAGGTAAATTAGAAAAACAAACCGCCTGCTATGAATTAATACAACAAGCAGGAGTAACCCCTGAACAAACCGCTTATATTGGTGATGACAGCATAGATCTACCCGCTTTTGCGGTCTGTGAATTATCCTTTGCCGTTGCTGATGCCCCTCATTATGTTCAACAACAGGCAACCTATGTACTCAAACAACAAGGCGGACAAGGTGCTTTTCGTGAAGTTGCCGATATGATTTTACAGGCACAAAATAAAGCCGATATTTATAGCACTGCCCAAGGTTTTTTATCCACCGTAGAAAAAATGACTCAGTAA
- a CDS encoding peptidylprolyl isomerase produces the protein MKKIIVAVLMSVTMPFMVQAETLDLNKSVVSVNGQFIKESDLQEAINLAVTRGAENNSQLRENVLNTLINQKLLEQQAQKEGADKNPQVQAQIKDAETMILIDYALQQYIEKNPISNEEVQKIYDDLAKQVAEQKEVRIRHILVKDEKEANKLLVQLSKNQIDFMKAAEKSEDTGTAQNGGELGYQLLANLIPEIQQAVANAKVGLINKPVKSEFGWHIIEVEDPVKPVSIASFETLVPQIRQQLVQQSVQRYVQELRDAAKIERSK, from the coding sequence ATGAAAAAGATCATTGTAGCAGTATTAATGAGTGTAACTATGCCTTTTATGGTACAAGCTGAAACCTTAGATTTAAATAAATCGGTAGTCAGTGTAAACGGGCAATTTATTAAGGAAAGCGATTTGCAAGAAGCAATTAATTTGGCTGTGACAAGAGGGGCGGAAAATAATTCTCAGCTGAGAGAAAATGTGTTAAATACATTAATTAACCAAAAATTGTTAGAGCAACAAGCACAAAAAGAGGGAGCAGATAAAAACCCACAGGTGCAAGCACAAATAAAAGATGCTGAAACGATGATTTTAATTGATTACGCTTTACAGCAATATATTGAAAAAAATCCTATATCTAATGAAGAAGTGCAAAAGATCTATGATGATTTAGCTAAACAAGTGGCAGAGCAAAAAGAAGTGAGAATTCGCCATATTTTGGTTAAAGATGAAAAAGAGGCAAATAAATTGCTTGTGCAATTAAGTAAAAATCAAATTGACTTTATGAAAGCTGCAGAGAAATCAGAAGATACAGGTACAGCACAAAATGGTGGTGAATTAGGTTATCAATTATTAGCCAATTTGATCCCAGAAATTCAACAAGCGGTAGCAAATGCAAAAGTTGGTCTGATCAATAAACCAGTCAAATCAGAATTTGGTTGGCATATTATTGAGGTAGAAGATCCTGTTAAACCTGTGAGTATTGCAAGTTTTGAAACCTTAGTACCGCAAATTCGCCAACAATTAGTTCAGCAAAGCGTACAACGTTATGTACAAGAATTAAGAGATGCGGCGAAAATTGAGCGTAGTAAATAA
- a CDS encoding copper-translocating P-type ATPase has translation MNIIRLNLAGLSCGHCVKAVKQRLENIEGVAEVEVDLTSATVKGNVEPQVLIEAIKQRDYDASLAEENHPKAKLLPNETMLTKPDPEVVGQAKDQVHLLLTGLNCAACVLKVQKALEEVEQVTSVQVNLADQTALVIGKANPQSLVAAVVRAGYGAEVIEDEQIRREKQYHQIQQEIYQRKHQAIVALGVGLALMIWGLFTGDMALTASNRVFWFIVAVVTLIILVYAGGHFYLRAYQALRNKTATMDTLVALGTGTAWLYSFMIVVKPMWFPLESRHLYFEASAMIIGLINLGKMLEVKAKQRSSKALEHLIDLTPKTARVLLDEQEKVIPLEQVITGMKLRLQTGDRIAVDGVLQQGRIWVDESMLTGEPLAVEKQKGDKVSAGTMVHDGSAVILAEEIGHNTRLANIIKLVRQAQSSKPKIGQLVDKIASIFVPIVLIIALFTGIIWYFIYPNYALVTFTTVLIIACPCALGLATPMSIIAGVGRAAELGILVRDAEALQKAAAVDTLVFDKTGTLTQGMPKVTAIYCCQDFPQHKAIQLAASLEQGANHPLAKALLNFAEENQQPLLPLSDFTTLKGLGVKGQVEQQKLLLGSEKLLQQQHIATENAQDFIDQQQASGATVVFLCIEQQLVALFAISDPLREESKNAIARLHQQGYQLIMLTGDQTKTAQAIAEPLELDQVIAGVLPEQKAQVIQHLQQQGHQVLMVGDGINDAPALAQANVSIAMGEGSDIAIETAEITLMRPSINAVVDGLLLAKATLRNMKQNLFGAFVYNSLGIPIAAGILYPFLGILLNPMWAGLAMALSSITVAVNANRLVNFNLNQ, from the coding sequence ATGAATATTATTAGACTTAATTTGGCAGGGTTATCCTGTGGACATTGTGTCAAAGCGGTAAAGCAACGCTTGGAAAATATTGAGGGCGTTGCTGAAGTTGAAGTAGATTTAACTTCAGCCACAGTGAAAGGCAATGTTGAGCCGCAAGTGTTGATTGAGGCGATTAAACAACGAGATTATGATGCCTCATTGGCCGAGGAAAATCACCCAAAGGCTAAACTACTACCTAATGAAACCATGTTGACAAAACCTGATCCTGAGGTAGTAGGGCAGGCAAAGGATCAGGTACATTTGTTATTAACAGGATTGAATTGTGCTGCTTGCGTGTTAAAGGTGCAGAAAGCCTTAGAGGAAGTGGAGCAGGTTACTTCTGTACAGGTTAATTTAGCCGATCAAACTGCTTTAGTGATTGGTAAAGCAAATCCGCAATCTTTGGTTGCGGCTGTGGTGCGAGCTGGTTATGGGGCGGAAGTTATTGAAGATGAACAGATAAGACGGGAAAAACAATATCACCAAATTCAGCAAGAAATTTATCAACGAAAACACCAAGCTATTGTTGCTTTAGGGGTGGGACTAGCGTTGATGATATGGGGATTGTTTACAGGCGATATGGCATTAACCGCTAGCAATCGTGTTTTCTGGTTCATTGTCGCTGTGGTAACTTTGATCATTTTAGTTTATGCCGGCGGGCATTTTTATTTGCGAGCTTATCAAGCCTTGCGAAATAAAACGGCTACAATGGATACCTTAGTTGCATTGGGAACAGGAACGGCTTGGTTATATTCTTTTATGATTGTAGTGAAGCCAATGTGGTTTCCGTTAGAAAGTCGTCATCTTTATTTTGAAGCCAGTGCAATGATTATTGGTTTAATCAATTTGGGGAAAATGTTAGAGGTCAAGGCGAAACAACGTTCCTCAAAAGCTCTTGAGCATCTTATTGATTTAACCCCTAAAACAGCACGAGTGTTGCTGGACGAACAAGAGAAAGTCATTCCCTTGGAGCAGGTCATTACAGGTATGAAATTGCGTTTACAAACAGGGGATCGCATTGCCGTTGATGGGGTTTTGCAACAGGGGAGGATTTGGGTTGATGAATCTATGCTAACGGGAGAACCTTTAGCGGTGGAAAAACAAAAAGGCGATAAAGTGAGTGCTGGAACTATGGTTCATGATGGAAGTGCGGTCATTTTAGCCGAAGAAATTGGCCATAATACCAGATTAGCTAATATCATTAAATTAGTGCGTCAAGCACAAAGTAGTAAGCCTAAAATTGGGCAATTAGTAGATAAAATTGCTAGTATTTTTGTTCCCATTGTATTAATTATCGCCCTATTCACCGGCATTATTTGGTATTTTATTTATCCAAATTATGCTTTAGTAACCTTTACTACCGTATTGATTATTGCTTGTCCTTGTGCATTAGGGCTTGCTACGCCAATGTCAATTATTGCTGGGGTAGGGAGAGCGGCGGAGTTAGGCATTTTAGTAAGAGATGCAGAAGCTTTGCAAAAAGCCGCAGCAGTGGATACTCTCGTTTTTGATAAAACGGGAACTTTAACCCAAGGTATGCCAAAGGTAACGGCTATTTATTGTTGTCAGGATTTTCCGCAACATAAAGCTATTCAATTAGCCGCCAGTTTAGAACAAGGAGCTAATCACCCTTTAGCAAAGGCATTATTAAATTTTGCTGAGGAAAATCAACAGCCGTTATTGCCCCTTTCTGATTTTACCACCTTAAAAGGGTTGGGAGTAAAAGGACAAGTTGAACAGCAAAAATTATTACTTGGTAGTGAAAAATTACTACAACAACAGCATATTGCCACAGAGAATGCCCAAGATTTTATTGACCAACAGCAAGCGTCGGGGGCAACGGTGGTATTTCTTTGCATTGAACAACAGCTTGTAGCACTTTTTGCTATTAGTGATCCCTTGCGTGAAGAGAGTAAAAATGCCATTGCTCGTTTACACCAACAAGGTTATCAGTTGATTATGCTTACAGGTGATCAAACAAAAACTGCCCAAGCGATTGCTGAGCCATTAGAGTTAGATCAAGTGATTGCAGGTGTATTGCCAGAACAAAAAGCTCAAGTCATTCAACATTTGCAGCAACAGGGGCATCAAGTGCTAATGGTAGGCGATGGGATTAATGATGCCCCCGCACTTGCACAAGCTAACGTAAGTATTGCTATGGGCGAGGGGAGCGATATTGCTATTGAAACCGCAGAGATTACCTTGATGCGACCAAGTATCAATGCTGTTGTTGATGGTTTGCTTTTAGCAAAAGCGACATTGCGTAATATGAAACAAAACTTATTTGGTGCTTTTGTTTATAATAGTTTAGGCATACCTATTGCCGCAGGGATTTTATACCCTTTCTTGGGGATTTTATTAAATCCTATGTGGGCAGGATTAGCAATGGCATTGTCTTCTATTACTGTTGCGGTAAATGCGAATCGGTTAGTAAATTTTAACTTAAATCAATAA
- a CDS encoding KpsF/GutQ family sugar isomerase, with protein MNYLPIAQSCLQVEQQAISQLSTNLNQTFNQVVDLILQGEGRLVIGGIGKSGLIGKKMAATFASTGTPSFFLHPTEAFHGDLGMLKPIDIVMLISYSGETDDVNKLIPSLKNFGNKIIALTANPNSTLAKHADYWLNISVEREVCPNNLAPTTSALVTLALGDALAVSLITARHFQPEDFAKFHPGGSLGRRLLCKVKDQMQTKLPLVSPQDSFTDCLTIINKGRMGVAIVMENQQLKGIITDGDIRRALAKQGAETFNQTAQQLMTASPKTVYQEEFVGKAEDFMREHKIHSLIVLDQNNKVVGLMEFSN; from the coding sequence ATGAATTATTTACCTATCGCACAATCTTGCCTACAAGTTGAGCAACAAGCCATTTCCCAACTTAGCACAAACCTTAATCAAACCTTTAATCAAGTGGTAGACTTAATCTTACAAGGAGAAGGACGTTTAGTGATTGGTGGGATTGGTAAATCAGGTTTAATCGGCAAGAAAATGGCTGCCACCTTCGCTTCCACAGGTACACCCAGTTTTTTCTTACACCCCACAGAGGCTTTTCATGGCGATTTGGGTATGCTCAAACCCATTGATATTGTAATGTTAATTTCTTACAGTGGCGAAACCGATGATGTGAATAAGCTCATTCCTAGCTTAAAAAACTTTGGTAATAAAATTATCGCCTTAACTGCTAATCCAAATTCAACCTTAGCTAAACACGCTGATTATTGGCTCAATATCAGTGTTGAGCGTGAAGTTTGCCCCAACAACCTTGCCCCCACAACTTCCGCCTTGGTTACCCTTGCTCTAGGCGATGCTTTAGCGGTTTCCCTAATTACGGCTCGCCATTTTCAACCTGAAGATTTTGCCAAATTTCACCCCGGTGGTAGTCTTGGACGGCGTTTACTTTGCAAAGTAAAAGATCAAATGCAAACTAAATTACCATTAGTAAGCCCACAGGATAGCTTTACTGATTGCCTAACCATTATCAATAAGGGCAGAATGGGGGTTGCTATCGTTATGGAAAATCAACAATTAAAAGGAATTATCACTGACGGCGATATTCGCCGAGCCTTAGCCAAACAAGGGGCAGAAACCTTTAATCAAACAGCACAGCAATTAATGACCGCATCGCCAAAAACCGTTTATCAAGAAGAATTTGTTGGCAAAGCGGAAGATTTTATGCGTGAACACAAAATTCATTCCCTAATTGTATTAGATCAAAATAATAAAGTGGTTGGTTTAATGGAGTTTTCAAACTAA
- the cueR gene encoding Cu(I)-responsive transcriptional regulator, producing MNIAQIAKLTQLSAKAIRFYEQKGLITPPIRATNGYRQYNQQHINELTLLHQARTVGFSLEEARQLLQLYRNPQRRSAEVKEYTLQKIAEIDQQIQHLSHMKDYLYQLAQQCPGNDSQDCPIIDNFIGCQHKKRAK from the coding sequence ATGAATATTGCTCAAATTGCCAAACTTACCCAACTCAGTGCCAAAGCAATCCGCTTTTATGAACAAAAAGGCTTAATTACTCCTCCAATCCGCGCAACAAATGGTTATCGTCAATATAATCAACAACATATCAATGAATTAACCTTATTACATCAAGCAAGAACGGTGGGATTTTCTCTGGAAGAAGCAAGACAACTTTTACAACTTTATCGTAATCCACAGCGGCGTAGTGCAGAAGTTAAAGAATACACCTTACAAAAAATAGCAGAGATCGATCAGCAAATCCAACATCTAAGCCATATGAAAGACTATCTCTATCAATTAGCACAACAATGCCCCGGTAATGATTCGCAAGATTGCCCGATTATTGATAATTTCATTGGTTGCCAACATAAAAAAAGAGCTAAATAA